Proteins encoded together in one Microplitis mediator isolate UGA2020A chromosome 7, iyMicMedi2.1, whole genome shotgun sequence window:
- the LOC130670756 gene encoding sodium-independent sulfate anion transporter isoform X2: protein MRYRAVPNRDMTVPVRVRVKEVLVRKLPILGWLPLYTWGKFLQDALAGITVGLTAIPQGIAYAVVAGLPAQYGLYSSFVGCFVYLIFGSVREVTIGPTAITALLVQPFVLKFGNDFAVLMCFLCGCIITLMGLLHIGFLVNFISMPVICGFTNAAALIIGASQLHTLFGIQGRTETFIDSIVKVGKNIREIKLWDTVLGVASIITLVCLKQLPGSRSGSPVKKIMWLLSLGRNAVVVIAGIILAYTLSLYDNNPFHITGNITEGLPAIKLPPFSTEFNNTRYEFTDMVRELGGSLASVSLIAILECIAIGKTFAKGKSLDANQEMIALGLCNLLGSFVRSMPVTGSFTRTAVNYASGVKTQMGGIVTGSLVLLACGLLTSTFKFIPKCTLAAVIIVAMYYMLEFHIFRVLWRTKKIDILPLSATLVCCLLISLDYGMIIGILINLILLLYFAARPNLAIEERNIEGTEVLLVVPEQSLSFPAAEYLRERVIEWCDKKSAVPVIIDGRFIHRIDTTVAKNIGLLQADLEARNQKLIFWNWCDSAKNTLVNFDKNLSIYFRNSSNVAQLLSDEILTTTIISAL from the exons ATGAGATATCGCGCCGTCCCCA ATAGAGACATGACAGTACCTGTAAGAGTTCGTGTGAAAGAAGTATTAGTTAGAAAACTTCCAATATTAGGATGGCTGCCACTCTATACCTGGGGTAAATTTCTGCAGGATGCGCTGGCAGGTATTACGGTCGGATTGACGGCAATACCACAGGGTATCGCTTATGCAGTCGTTGCCGGCTTACCTGCTCAG tacggGCTGTACAGCAGCTTTGTGGGCTGCTTTGTTTATCTGATTTTCGGTAGCGTCAGAGAAGTAACCATTGGCCCAACGGCTATCACGGCTTTGTTGGTTCAACCCTTTGTACTTAAGTTTGGTAATGATTTTGCG GTTCTGATGTGTTTTCTCTGCGGATGCATAATAACACTGATGGGGCTGCTGCACATAggatttttagttaattttataagtatGCCGGTAATTTGCGGGTTCACGAATGCCGCGGCATTAATTATAGGAGCTTCCCAACTGCATACATTGTTTGGTATCCAAGGAAGAACGGAGACTTTTATTGACTCTATTGTTAAAGTTGGTAAAAATATTAGAGAAATTAAATTGTGGGATACTGTGCTAGGAGTTGCGTCGATAATTACTCTAGTTTGTCTTaag cAACTACCAGGCAGTAGATCAGGATCgccagtgaaaaaaataatgtggCTATTGTCCTTGGGAAGAAATGCCGTGGTGGTGATAGCGGGAATTATTTTAGCGTATACATTGTCATTGTATGATAACAATCCGTTTCATATAACGGGAAATATAACTGAAGGACTGCCAGCAATAAAACTCCCGCCTTTTTCAACGGAATTCAATAACACGAGGTATGAATTTACGGACATGGTGAGAGAACTCGGTGGCAGTTTGGCATCGGTCTCTTTGATCGCTATCCTTGAATGCATTGCTATTGGCAAAACTTTTg cTAAAGGAAAATCGCTGGATGCAAATCAAGAGATGATAGCGTTAGGTCTCTGTAATTTATTAGGTAGTTTTGTTAGATCGATGCCAGTTACTGGGAGTTTCACAAGAACTGCCGTTAATTATGCGTCGGGAGTGAAGACACAGATGGGCGGCATTGTCACCGGGTCTCTGGTACTTCTGGCATGCGGATTACTGACATCGacctttaaatttattccaaaatgtaCTCTCGCTGCCGTTATTATTGTTGCCATGTACTACATGCTGGAGTTTCACATTTTCCGCGTGCTCTGGAGaactaaaa aaattgatattttaccCCTATCAGCGACACTTGTTTGCTGTCTGCTGATAAGTCTAGACTACGGAATGATAATTGGGATCTTAATAAATCTTATTCTGCTTCTGTACTTCGCTGCAAGACCAAATCTCGCTATCGAGGAACGAAACATTGAAGGAACTGAAGTTCTTCTGGTCGTTCCCGAGCAGTCATTGAGTTTTCCAGCCGCAGAATATTTGCGCGAACGTGTCATCGAGTG gtGCGACAAAAAATCCGCTGTTCCAGTTATCATTGACGGGAGATTTATTCACAGGATAGACACCACCGTTGCCAAAAATATCGGTCTCCTTCAAGCAGACCTAGAAGCCAGaaaccaaaaattaatattctggAATTGGTGCGATAGCGCTAAAAATACTTTGgtaaattttgacaaaaatttaagtatttactTCCGGAACTCTAGTAACGTAGCGCAATTACTGTCag atgaAATTTTAACCACGACAATAATATCAGCACTTTAA
- the LOC130670756 gene encoding sodium-independent sulfate anion transporter isoform X3: protein MTVPVRVRVKEVLVRKLPILGWLPLYTWGKFLQDALAGITVGLTAIPQGIAYAVVAGLPAQYGLYSSFVGCFVYLIFGSVREVTIGPTAITALLVQPFVLKFGNDFAVLMCFLCGCIITLMGLLHIGFLVNFISMPVICGFTNAAALIIGASQLHTLFGIQGRTETFIDSIVKVGKNIREIKLWDTVLGVASIITLVCLKQLPGSRSGSPVKKIMWLLSLGRNAVVVIAGIILAYTLSLYDNNPFHITGNITEGLPAIKLPPFSTEFNNTRYEFTDMVRELGGSLASVSLIAILECIAIGKTFAKGKSLDANQEMIALGLCNLLGSFVRSMPVTGSFTRTAVNYASGVKTQMGGIVTGSLVLLACGLLTSTFKFIPKCTLAAVIIVAMYYMLEFHIFRVLWRTKKIDILPLSATLVCCLLISLDYGMIIGILINLILLLYFAARPNLAIEERNIEGTEVLLVVPEQSLSFPAAEYLRERVIEWCDKKSAVPVIIDGRFIHRIDTTVAKNIGLLQADLEARNQKLIFWNWCDSAKNTLVNFDKNLSIYFRNSSNVAQLLSDEILTTTIISAL, encoded by the exons ATGACAGTACCTGTAAGAGTTCGTGTGAAAGAAGTATTAGTTAGAAAACTTCCAATATTAGGATGGCTGCCACTCTATACCTGGGGTAAATTTCTGCAGGATGCGCTGGCAGGTATTACGGTCGGATTGACGGCAATACCACAGGGTATCGCTTATGCAGTCGTTGCCGGCTTACCTGCTCAG tacggGCTGTACAGCAGCTTTGTGGGCTGCTTTGTTTATCTGATTTTCGGTAGCGTCAGAGAAGTAACCATTGGCCCAACGGCTATCACGGCTTTGTTGGTTCAACCCTTTGTACTTAAGTTTGGTAATGATTTTGCG GTTCTGATGTGTTTTCTCTGCGGATGCATAATAACACTGATGGGGCTGCTGCACATAggatttttagttaattttataagtatGCCGGTAATTTGCGGGTTCACGAATGCCGCGGCATTAATTATAGGAGCTTCCCAACTGCATACATTGTTTGGTATCCAAGGAAGAACGGAGACTTTTATTGACTCTATTGTTAAAGTTGGTAAAAATATTAGAGAAATTAAATTGTGGGATACTGTGCTAGGAGTTGCGTCGATAATTACTCTAGTTTGTCTTaag cAACTACCAGGCAGTAGATCAGGATCgccagtgaaaaaaataatgtggCTATTGTCCTTGGGAAGAAATGCCGTGGTGGTGATAGCGGGAATTATTTTAGCGTATACATTGTCATTGTATGATAACAATCCGTTTCATATAACGGGAAATATAACTGAAGGACTGCCAGCAATAAAACTCCCGCCTTTTTCAACGGAATTCAATAACACGAGGTATGAATTTACGGACATGGTGAGAGAACTCGGTGGCAGTTTGGCATCGGTCTCTTTGATCGCTATCCTTGAATGCATTGCTATTGGCAAAACTTTTg cTAAAGGAAAATCGCTGGATGCAAATCAAGAGATGATAGCGTTAGGTCTCTGTAATTTATTAGGTAGTTTTGTTAGATCGATGCCAGTTACTGGGAGTTTCACAAGAACTGCCGTTAATTATGCGTCGGGAGTGAAGACACAGATGGGCGGCATTGTCACCGGGTCTCTGGTACTTCTGGCATGCGGATTACTGACATCGacctttaaatttattccaaaatgtaCTCTCGCTGCCGTTATTATTGTTGCCATGTACTACATGCTGGAGTTTCACATTTTCCGCGTGCTCTGGAGaactaaaa aaattgatattttaccCCTATCAGCGACACTTGTTTGCTGTCTGCTGATAAGTCTAGACTACGGAATGATAATTGGGATCTTAATAAATCTTATTCTGCTTCTGTACTTCGCTGCAAGACCAAATCTCGCTATCGAGGAACGAAACATTGAAGGAACTGAAGTTCTTCTGGTCGTTCCCGAGCAGTCATTGAGTTTTCCAGCCGCAGAATATTTGCGCGAACGTGTCATCGAGTG gtGCGACAAAAAATCCGCTGTTCCAGTTATCATTGACGGGAGATTTATTCACAGGATAGACACCACCGTTGCCAAAAATATCGGTCTCCTTCAAGCAGACCTAGAAGCCAGaaaccaaaaattaatattctggAATTGGTGCGATAGCGCTAAAAATACTTTGgtaaattttgacaaaaatttaagtatttactTCCGGAACTCTAGTAACGTAGCGCAATTACTGTCag atgaAATTTTAACCACGACAATAATATCAGCACTTTAA
- the LOC130670756 gene encoding sodium-independent sulfate anion transporter isoform X1 — protein MNIRINNDDESSESTPLLHRDMTVPVRVRVKEVLVRKLPILGWLPLYTWGKFLQDALAGITVGLTAIPQGIAYAVVAGLPAQYGLYSSFVGCFVYLIFGSVREVTIGPTAITALLVQPFVLKFGNDFAVLMCFLCGCIITLMGLLHIGFLVNFISMPVICGFTNAAALIIGASQLHTLFGIQGRTETFIDSIVKVGKNIREIKLWDTVLGVASIITLVCLKQLPGSRSGSPVKKIMWLLSLGRNAVVVIAGIILAYTLSLYDNNPFHITGNITEGLPAIKLPPFSTEFNNTRYEFTDMVRELGGSLASVSLIAILECIAIGKTFAKGKSLDANQEMIALGLCNLLGSFVRSMPVTGSFTRTAVNYASGVKTQMGGIVTGSLVLLACGLLTSTFKFIPKCTLAAVIIVAMYYMLEFHIFRVLWRTKKIDILPLSATLVCCLLISLDYGMIIGILINLILLLYFAARPNLAIEERNIEGTEVLLVVPEQSLSFPAAEYLRERVIEWCDKKSAVPVIIDGRFIHRIDTTVAKNIGLLQADLEARNQKLIFWNWCDSAKNTLVNFDKNLSIYFRNSSNVAQLLSDEILTTTIISAL, from the exons ATGAACATAAGAATCAATAATGACGATGAATCGTCAGAATCAACTCCCCTACTTC ATAGAGACATGACAGTACCTGTAAGAGTTCGTGTGAAAGAAGTATTAGTTAGAAAACTTCCAATATTAGGATGGCTGCCACTCTATACCTGGGGTAAATTTCTGCAGGATGCGCTGGCAGGTATTACGGTCGGATTGACGGCAATACCACAGGGTATCGCTTATGCAGTCGTTGCCGGCTTACCTGCTCAG tacggGCTGTACAGCAGCTTTGTGGGCTGCTTTGTTTATCTGATTTTCGGTAGCGTCAGAGAAGTAACCATTGGCCCAACGGCTATCACGGCTTTGTTGGTTCAACCCTTTGTACTTAAGTTTGGTAATGATTTTGCG GTTCTGATGTGTTTTCTCTGCGGATGCATAATAACACTGATGGGGCTGCTGCACATAggatttttagttaattttataagtatGCCGGTAATTTGCGGGTTCACGAATGCCGCGGCATTAATTATAGGAGCTTCCCAACTGCATACATTGTTTGGTATCCAAGGAAGAACGGAGACTTTTATTGACTCTATTGTTAAAGTTGGTAAAAATATTAGAGAAATTAAATTGTGGGATACTGTGCTAGGAGTTGCGTCGATAATTACTCTAGTTTGTCTTaag cAACTACCAGGCAGTAGATCAGGATCgccagtgaaaaaaataatgtggCTATTGTCCTTGGGAAGAAATGCCGTGGTGGTGATAGCGGGAATTATTTTAGCGTATACATTGTCATTGTATGATAACAATCCGTTTCATATAACGGGAAATATAACTGAAGGACTGCCAGCAATAAAACTCCCGCCTTTTTCAACGGAATTCAATAACACGAGGTATGAATTTACGGACATGGTGAGAGAACTCGGTGGCAGTTTGGCATCGGTCTCTTTGATCGCTATCCTTGAATGCATTGCTATTGGCAAAACTTTTg cTAAAGGAAAATCGCTGGATGCAAATCAAGAGATGATAGCGTTAGGTCTCTGTAATTTATTAGGTAGTTTTGTTAGATCGATGCCAGTTACTGGGAGTTTCACAAGAACTGCCGTTAATTATGCGTCGGGAGTGAAGACACAGATGGGCGGCATTGTCACCGGGTCTCTGGTACTTCTGGCATGCGGATTACTGACATCGacctttaaatttattccaaaatgtaCTCTCGCTGCCGTTATTATTGTTGCCATGTACTACATGCTGGAGTTTCACATTTTCCGCGTGCTCTGGAGaactaaaa aaattgatattttaccCCTATCAGCGACACTTGTTTGCTGTCTGCTGATAAGTCTAGACTACGGAATGATAATTGGGATCTTAATAAATCTTATTCTGCTTCTGTACTTCGCTGCAAGACCAAATCTCGCTATCGAGGAACGAAACATTGAAGGAACTGAAGTTCTTCTGGTCGTTCCCGAGCAGTCATTGAGTTTTCCAGCCGCAGAATATTTGCGCGAACGTGTCATCGAGTG gtGCGACAAAAAATCCGCTGTTCCAGTTATCATTGACGGGAGATTTATTCACAGGATAGACACCACCGTTGCCAAAAATATCGGTCTCCTTCAAGCAGACCTAGAAGCCAGaaaccaaaaattaatattctggAATTGGTGCGATAGCGCTAAAAATACTTTGgtaaattttgacaaaaatttaagtatttactTCCGGAACTCTAGTAACGTAGCGCAATTACTGTCag atgaAATTTTAACCACGACAATAATATCAGCACTTTAA